Proteins encoded by one window of Chondrinema litorale:
- a CDS encoding TetR/AcrR family transcriptional regulator, with translation MATRDTGTEENIKSAAKKVFFVEGKLNATTQDIANEAGVNRTLLNYYFRTREALFDQVYKEALSALAQKMNEVFKAELPFRQKVENIIDVFLEDIITYPFKEIFLISEINSEHAEIKKSHEPENPVFRNFAIEVEEAMKRGEVNRIKAPYHFIINLFSLMAYPVIIRPLNEKLLNFTKEEYDEILKNRKSEIIELLLN, from the coding sequence ATGGCTACAAGAGATACAGGAACAGAAGAAAACATTAAAAGCGCCGCCAAGAAAGTATTCTTTGTAGAGGGTAAACTTAATGCCACAACACAGGATATAGCAAATGAAGCAGGAGTAAATAGAACCCTGCTAAATTACTATTTCAGAACAAGAGAGGCGTTGTTCGATCAGGTTTATAAAGAGGCATTATCGGCATTAGCTCAAAAAATGAATGAAGTCTTTAAAGCTGAATTACCATTTAGACAAAAAGTAGAAAATATAATAGACGTATTCTTAGAAGATATTATCACTTATCCATTCAAAGAAATATTTCTTATTAGTGAGATAAATAGCGAACATGCTGAGATAAAAAAATCTCATGAGCCAGAAAATCCTGTTTTTAGAAATTTTGCTATTGAAGTAGAAGAAGCTATGAAAAGGGGAGAAGTAAACAGAATTAAAGCCCCATATCACTTTATAATAAATTTATTTTCACTAATGGCTTATCCGGTAATTATAAGACCATTAAACGAAAAGCTTTTAAATTTTACAAAAGAAGAATACGATGAAATTTTAAAAAATAGAAAGAGTGAAATTATAGAACTTCTACTAAACTAA
- a CDS encoding MFS transporter yields the protein MKKVNGLGIATLLLTSMLTIMVGSAIAPSLLEIEKNLNFQFDSGLLITLPSLGVVVFSPLAGWLLSKLGSFKLLCFGLIPYALFGYGGGFISNDYILIADRILLGGAAVFVQIAATAIIAENFIGKKRMQIIAWQGMAIEGGGVLFLSLGGILGEMHWQYPFLIYLIALLCFVLSLFVLPKTSKETTAEANTEQTFENKNIRKLVYIIFAGALFSMIIFFISFIQLPQYLPENFNFSESETGYLMAFISLIAVITASQLPKIANKISPGFIVVGGFVFFMLGYILFAVANNAQLLYTGALATGIGFGFSIPTLNHLMVEVSTPKTRGKNLGLYSIGVFGGQFLSTFMGFIINDTNTLFLLTACLSLVVAIFLGVLFNKYAVKHNQSKINRKPREATA from the coding sequence ATGAAAAAAGTAAATGGACTAGGTATAGCTACTTTGTTACTAACAAGTATGCTTACTATCATGGTAGGTTCAGCCATTGCCCCATCATTATTAGAGATAGAAAAGAATTTAAATTTTCAATTTGATTCCGGATTACTAATCACTTTACCATCATTAGGTGTAGTAGTATTTTCTCCATTAGCAGGCTGGCTTTTATCTAAGTTAGGTTCTTTTAAACTATTATGCTTTGGCTTAATACCCTATGCCCTTTTCGGTTATGGAGGTGGTTTTATAAGTAATGATTATATATTAATTGCAGACAGAATTTTACTTGGTGGTGCTGCTGTATTTGTACAAATTGCTGCCACAGCCATAATAGCTGAGAACTTTATTGGCAAAAAGAGAATGCAAATTATTGCTTGGCAAGGTATGGCTATAGAAGGTGGCGGAGTTTTATTTCTTTCTTTAGGAGGCATACTGGGAGAAATGCATTGGCAATATCCCTTTTTAATTTATCTAATTGCGCTGCTTTGTTTTGTTCTTAGTCTATTTGTACTCCCAAAAACATCTAAAGAAACTACAGCAGAAGCTAACACCGAACAAACGTTTGAAAACAAAAACATTAGAAAATTAGTCTATATAATATTCGCGGGAGCATTGTTTTCAATGATCATTTTCTTTATCAGTTTTATACAACTACCCCAATATTTACCAGAAAATTTTAATTTTTCTGAATCTGAAACTGGCTATTTAATGGCTTTTATTTCGCTCATCGCTGTAATTACGGCTAGCCAGTTACCCAAAATTGCCAATAAGATAAGCCCAGGGTTTATAGTGGTGGGAGGCTTTGTGTTTTTTATGTTAGGGTACATCTTGTTTGCCGTGGCAAATAATGCTCAACTTCTTTATACTGGTGCATTGGCAACAGGTATTGGTTTTGGTTTTAGCATTCCTACATTAAACCACTTAATGGTTGAAGTAAGTACACCTAAAACCAGAGGCAAAAATCTAGGATTATACTCAATAGGCGTATTTGGAGGGCAGTTTCTATCTACGTTTATGGGATTTATTATAAATGATACTAACACATTATTCTTACTAACAGCATGTCTCAGTTTGGTTGTAGCCATTTTTCTGGGAGTCTTATTTAATAAATATGCTGTAAAACACAATCAATCTAAAATTAACAGAAAACCACGTGAAGCTACTGCATAA
- a CDS encoding helix-turn-helix domain-containing protein, whose translation MKLLHNWKNDILINKIEDLPETLPGDWFALYFEEEKDKLTKVYLKPLNEDYQHFFPKENGVVLTFKRNLIEEDDKEYALDVLNLFNLTPNNCLNISSEFQERFVHVKMLLLIEFADADNSDILIKSMLKVLLLLLIKLQHKGFINYELNQKRVYMFLQLMEIHYATHNWADFYAKRMGISEKRLNQILKEKLNKTAKQIIQQRQLTEIKRMLQTDAYSIKEIAYKLSFQSLSDFSRFFKRHTGLSPSQFKQSL comes from the coding sequence GTGAAGCTACTGCATAATTGGAAAAACGATATTCTTATTAACAAAATCGAAGACCTACCGGAAACACTTCCGGGAGACTGGTTTGCCCTATATTTTGAAGAAGAAAAGGACAAATTAACTAAAGTCTATCTTAAACCTCTAAACGAAGATTACCAACATTTTTTTCCTAAAGAAAATGGTGTTGTACTCACATTTAAAAGAAATTTAATTGAGGAAGACGACAAAGAATATGCTTTAGATGTATTGAATTTATTTAATCTTACACCCAATAATTGCTTAAACATTTCTTCGGAATTTCAAGAAAGGTTTGTGCATGTTAAAATGCTATTATTAATAGAGTTTGCTGATGCTGATAATAGTGATATTTTGATTAAATCTATGCTAAAGGTGCTTTTATTGCTACTCATCAAACTACAACATAAAGGATTTATTAATTATGAGTTAAATCAAAAAAGGGTTTATATGTTTCTACAATTAATGGAGATACATTATGCTACACATAATTGGGCCGACTTTTATGCCAAAAGAATGGGGATTAGTGAAAAGAGACTGAACCAGATTTTAAAAGAGAAGTTGAACAAAACTGCCAAACAAATTATACAACAAAGGCAGCTAACAGAGATTAAAAGAATGCTACAAACAGATGCCTACTCAATAAAAGAAATTGCCTATAAATTAAGCTTTCAGTCTCTGAGTGATTTTAGCCGATTTTTTAAAAGACATACTGGTTTGAGTCCTTCTCAATTTAAGCAGTCTTTATAA
- a CDS encoding helix-turn-helix domain-containing protein, with protein MINPIQAVVNSEKSIAVLPFVNMSNDPENEYFSDGITEEIINALTKIQDLKVIARTSSFAFKGKNLDIRTIGRQLGVSTILEGSVRKIQSRVRITAQLINAEDGLHFWSQNFDRELDDIFTLQDEISLLLANQIRDNFGHFNIQEHLIKQPTKSVKAYDYFLKGRYYQLKWNPESIKKAIEFYDLAISFDAEFARAYYGNLQCYGLLSIWGYMPVEEAMSLAIANFIKGQEIDTDLPEYIQSFIGKSFWEEWNYSQSYDLILQLLEINPHHTDGLEAMAELFMVNGYFEQAEVYVKNALNVDPYSANHYFTYANLFYLQQKFDQALVFLEKSLELNPELELALHLKLMCLIWLNKKETFEQTVILAKDETLLKMLFNCINGNQAKLSDETLEEWANAVEEKSQLIPYKLYILANSLHKEIAIDLLEKFISLKRGQVLYFKYEPFLVSLHQFKEFDSLFVSDFTLPESQPEAKVSSIDKQELNAQKEKLLAYIETNKAYLNPQLSLSFLAEKVGLHPNKLSLLVNEEFKMNFNEFINQYRLTHFKSIALNENYKHLSVLALAYESGFNSKAVFNAFFKKAEGITPSTWLKSARDKQS; from the coding sequence ATGATTAACCCAATTCAGGCTGTAGTAAATTCTGAAAAATCGATTGCTGTATTGCCATTCGTAAATATGAGTAACGATCCTGAAAATGAATATTTCAGCGATGGAATTACAGAAGAAATTATTAACGCACTCACAAAAATTCAGGACTTAAAAGTAATTGCTCGTACATCTTCATTTGCTTTTAAAGGTAAAAATCTAGACATCCGGACTATTGGACGCCAGTTGGGAGTAAGTACAATTTTAGAAGGCAGTGTTAGAAAAATACAGAGTAGAGTAAGAATAACTGCGCAGCTCATTAATGCAGAAGATGGTTTGCATTTTTGGTCTCAAAACTTTGATAGAGAATTGGACGATATTTTCACCTTACAAGATGAAATAAGCTTGCTTTTAGCCAACCAGATTAGAGATAATTTCGGACATTTTAATATTCAAGAACATCTAATAAAACAACCTACTAAGAGCGTAAAAGCCTACGATTATTTTTTAAAGGGAAGATATTATCAATTAAAGTGGAATCCTGAATCTATAAAGAAGGCAATTGAGTTTTACGATTTGGCAATCTCATTTGATGCGGAGTTTGCGAGAGCTTATTATGGTAATTTACAATGCTATGGTTTGCTCTCAATTTGGGGTTATATGCCAGTAGAAGAGGCGATGAGTTTAGCTATAGCCAACTTTATAAAAGGGCAAGAAATTGATACAGATTTACCCGAATACATTCAATCTTTTATAGGTAAAAGCTTTTGGGAAGAATGGAATTATTCGCAATCATACGATCTCATTCTGCAATTACTTGAAATAAATCCGCACCATACAGATGGCTTAGAAGCCATGGCAGAATTATTTATGGTAAATGGCTATTTTGAACAAGCTGAAGTATATGTAAAAAATGCTTTAAATGTTGATCCCTACTCAGCAAATCATTATTTTACTTATGCCAATCTTTTCTATTTACAACAAAAGTTTGATCAGGCTTTAGTTTTTCTTGAAAAATCATTAGAGCTCAATCCAGAGCTTGAGCTGGCGCTGCATCTTAAATTGATGTGTCTTATTTGGCTCAATAAAAAAGAAACGTTTGAGCAAACGGTGATACTTGCCAAAGATGAAACATTGCTCAAAATGCTTTTTAATTGTATAAATGGGAATCAAGCAAAACTGTCTGATGAAACTCTGGAAGAATGGGCTAATGCAGTTGAAGAAAAATCTCAATTGATTCCATATAAATTATACATTCTCGCTAATTCTCTGCATAAAGAAATTGCAATCGATCTTTTAGAAAAATTTATTTCGCTAAAACGTGGGCAAGTTTTGTATTTCAAATACGAGCCATTTTTAGTATCGCTTCACCAATTTAAAGAATTTGATTCGCTATTTGTATCTGATTTTACTTTACCAGAAAGCCAGCCGGAAGCTAAAGTAAGTAGTATAGATAAGCAGGAGTTAAATGCACAAAAAGAAAAACTCTTAGCTTATATAGAAACAAACAAAGCTTATTTAAACCCTCAGTTAAGCTTAAGTTTTTTAGCAGAGAAAGTAGGGCTACACCCCAACAAGCTTTCTTTGCTTGTAAATGAAGAATTTAAGATGAATTTTAATGAATTTATTAATCAATACAGATTAACTCACTTTAAAAGCATCGCTCTCAACGAAAACTACAAACATCTTTCTGTATTAGCTTTGGCTTACGAAAGTGGTTTTAATTCAAAGGCTGTTTTTAATGCATTCTTCAAAAAAGCAGAAGGAATTACACCAAGTACTTGGCTCAAATCTGCAAGAGACAAACAGAGCTAA
- a CDS encoding M4 family metallopeptidase, translating to MQKKQLRIIQLLIFAACCLTNSLAFSQEQIIKKEVKDKNGVTKFVKYQSQSGYKLTEAKSALKSTLNYADEVDMELIETNTDKLGMVHQKYQQTYKGLKVESAQYYVHSKTNEGTINTINGQFLPIENIDTTPTLSEDEALEAALEYVGANVYKWELDSEEAFVKKLKGDETATYYPEAELLICKNHLDQTDTTLHLAYKFDIYAQTPTSRDYIYVDAESGDILWKNPIIKHLDENADTKYSGSVYIETTYTDSTYVLHDLTRGEGIFTYNLENSGNTLQDGSVIGINYNQASDFEDNDNNWTSEEWDNSDKDNAALDAHWGAMMTFDYFSTTHNRYGYDDAGAAMYLYVHAGTDYYNAYWDGEKMTFGDGYSTPLTTLDVTSHELGHAVMGSTADLDYSYEPGALNEGFSDIWAACVEYYAAPDKGIWDIGEELEYQIRSMSNPNDYEQPDTYLGDYWYEGSDDYGGVHINSGVLNHWFYLLSVGKTGENDLGSSYSVSGIGIENAALIAYRTLTVYLTSSSDYEATAIASIQAAEDLFGEDSEEYAQTVNAWYAVGIGGASFSADLTSFCESTSITFTDESMEAVSWSWIFEGGTPSTSTEQNPTIVYEEAGSYDVTLIMTNSFGFTDTLTQTDYIQSYMTDVTESEFETDLEDEDYASSWYILNANNDSDVSGNAFQWNYINTTEGNARSGTGYFSYYGSSNRTANDWLFTSCLKMEAGKVYDISFWYRQRDSGSSQNLTLYLMSDLDANSIVEEITDLSGISNTEYAEATGKVSVDSSGIYYLAWHLTSSSNQGNFYIDDIAIDFAPDYDATIGDIDLPSECDLSANTEITIPILNNGNKTLESLVFTYQILALSDSTVLADQTVTIDSLTPGETYDYVVEADLSTSAETYSVSASVELEDDVNTDDNTASASVTNYSIASEITITQDDLSLVAPDGYESYQWYNNSSKIYISGSSQTYTPSTAGEYIVTVSNEYGCSATSTTYSFSYTVTTALDDEIAGVNISLFPNPMVDEAFTIEISGSEVGTVSISLIDLQGHIIQSTDYQKSDYDFSQEIATSNLPSGIFLALITVNDKTIKEKVLKL from the coding sequence ATGCAAAAGAAGCAGCTACGCATAATACAACTCTTGATTTTTGCAGCTTGCTGTTTAACAAACAGTCTTGCATTTTCTCAAGAGCAAATTATTAAGAAGGAGGTTAAAGACAAAAACGGAGTAACCAAATTCGTTAAATACCAATCGCAAAGTGGTTATAAATTAACAGAAGCCAAGTCAGCGCTAAAATCTACTCTTAACTATGCAGATGAGGTAGATATGGAGCTAATCGAAACCAACACTGATAAACTGGGAATGGTACACCAAAAGTACCAGCAAACTTACAAAGGTTTAAAAGTTGAAAGTGCCCAGTATTATGTGCATAGTAAAACCAATGAGGGTACAATTAATACTATAAATGGTCAGTTTCTCCCAATCGAAAATATTGATACCACACCAACACTAAGTGAAGATGAAGCACTTGAAGCTGCTTTAGAATATGTTGGTGCAAATGTATATAAGTGGGAGTTAGATTCTGAAGAGGCTTTCGTTAAAAAACTAAAAGGAGATGAGACAGCTACCTATTATCCAGAAGCTGAATTACTTATCTGTAAAAACCATTTAGATCAAACAGATACAACTTTACACTTAGCTTATAAATTCGATATATATGCGCAAACACCTACTAGCAGAGATTATATCTATGTAGATGCAGAATCTGGCGATATTTTATGGAAAAACCCCATCATTAAGCACCTAGACGAAAATGCAGATACAAAATACAGTGGAAGTGTTTATATAGAAACTACCTATACAGACTCTACATATGTATTGCATGACTTAACTAGAGGAGAAGGTATTTTTACTTACAATCTAGAAAACAGTGGCAATACATTGCAAGATGGTAGTGTAATCGGAATCAACTATAACCAAGCCAGTGATTTTGAAGATAATGACAATAACTGGACAAGTGAAGAGTGGGATAACTCTGATAAAGACAATGCTGCACTCGATGCACATTGGGGTGCAATGATGACTTTCGACTACTTCTCAACAACGCACAATAGGTATGGATACGATGATGCCGGAGCCGCAATGTACTTATATGTACATGCCGGAACAGATTATTACAATGCCTATTGGGACGGTGAAAAAATGACTTTTGGTGATGGCTATTCTACACCGCTAACCACTTTAGATGTAACTTCTCACGAGTTAGGTCACGCAGTAATGGGAAGTACAGCAGACTTAGATTATTCTTATGAACCGGGAGCACTTAACGAAGGCTTTAGTGATATTTGGGCAGCTTGTGTAGAATATTATGCAGCACCAGATAAAGGCATTTGGGATATTGGCGAAGAGTTGGAATATCAAATTAGATCAATGTCTAACCCAAATGATTATGAGCAACCAGATACTTACTTAGGAGACTATTGGTACGAAGGCAGCGACGATTACGGAGGGGTGCACATCAATAGTGGTGTTTTAAACCACTGGTTCTATTTACTTTCTGTAGGTAAAACAGGAGAGAATGATTTAGGTAGCTCTTATTCAGTATCGGGTATTGGTATAGAAAACGCAGCTTTAATTGCATACAGAACACTTACGGTTTATTTAACTTCTTCTTCAGATTATGAAGCTACTGCTATTGCATCAATACAAGCAGCAGAAGATTTATTTGGCGAAGATTCAGAAGAATATGCACAAACAGTGAATGCCTGGTATGCAGTGGGTATTGGTGGAGCAAGTTTTAGTGCAGATCTTACCAGTTTTTGTGAGTCAACTTCTATCACATTTACAGATGAGTCTATGGAAGCTGTAAGTTGGAGCTGGATTTTTGAAGGTGGTACACCATCTACTTCAACTGAGCAAAATCCAACAATTGTTTACGAAGAAGCTGGCAGCTACGATGTTACATTAATCATGACAAATAGCTTTGGTTTTACAGATACACTTACACAAACAGATTACATTCAGTCATACATGACAGATGTAACCGAATCGGAATTTGAGACAGATTTAGAAGACGAAGACTATGCATCGTCTTGGTACATACTAAATGCCAATAATGATTCTGACGTAAGTGGAAATGCATTTCAATGGAATTATATAAATACAACAGAGGGGAATGCCAGATCTGGAACCGGATATTTTTCTTACTATGGTTCGTCTAACAGAACAGCAAACGATTGGCTCTTTACAAGCTGCTTAAAAATGGAAGCAGGTAAAGTATACGACATCAGCTTTTGGTATCGCCAGAGAGATTCAGGTTCTTCTCAAAATCTTACTTTATACTTAATGAGTGACTTAGATGCGAATAGCATTGTGGAAGAAATAACTGATTTGAGTGGGATATCAAATACAGAATATGCTGAAGCAACAGGCAAAGTTTCGGTTGATTCTTCAGGTATCTATTATTTAGCTTGGCATCTTACGAGCTCATCTAATCAAGGGAATTTCTATATAGATGACATTGCAATAGATTTTGCTCCAGATTACGATGCCACCATTGGAGATATAGATTTGCCTTCTGAATGTGATTTATCTGCTAATACAGAAATTACAATTCCAATTTTGAATAATGGTAACAAGACATTAGAAAGCTTGGTATTTACTTACCAGATTTTAGCTTTAAGCGATTCTACAGTTTTAGCAGACCAAACTGTAACAATAGATTCTTTAACACCAGGTGAAACATATGATTATGTAGTAGAAGCAGATTTATCTACCTCAGCAGAAACCTATTCGGTGAGCGCTTCGGTTGAATTAGAGGACGATGTAAATACAGATGACAACACCGCTTCGGCTTCTGTTACAAACTATAGTATTGCAAGTGAAATTACGATTACGCAAGACGATCTCTCACTAGTTGCACCAGATGGTTACGAAAGTTACCAGTGGTATAACAACTCAAGTAAAATTTATATAAGTGGTTCCTCTCAAACTTATACACCAAGTACAGCCGGAGAGTATATTGTAACTGTAAGTAATGAGTATGGATGTAGTGCTACATCAACTACTTATTCATTTAGCTACACTGTTACCACAGCACTAGACGACGAAATTGCAGGAGTGAATATAAGCCTTTTTCCGAATCCGATGGTAGACGAAGCTTTTACCATTGAGATTTCTGGCAGTGAGGTAGGAACAGTGTCAATATCGTTGATTGATCTCCAAGGACATATTATTCAATCTACAGATTATCAAAAAAGTGATTACGACTTCTCGCAGGAAATTGCCACTTCTAATCTGCCATCGGGCATTTTTCTGGCGCTAATTACTGTAAATGATAAAACCATTAAAGAAAAAGTATTGAAATTATAA